The Salinigranum marinum genome contains a region encoding:
- a CDS encoding DUF6036 family nucleotidyltransferase, whose amino-acid sequence MSSRARFGRNYIETELNRIAEHLQTDVDAYLIGGGAMSLRNLKDTTKDIDLVVSNEEAFGRLMGTLQELGYEEVTDLGDEYDKLGARHCVRNEEGCQLDLFHRQIADKLFFSDGMQERSEGFLSTQYLSVGLVSLEDIFLFKSVAERPDDIGDMATLIQTSLDFEAIKREIATQVDLVGGERFVTIISESLERLDEQEGIQTPLDDTIHEYYERYMNGYELRMHLHEENPKTITELAAELDISESEVKRRFEYLEQYGFAERTSEGIRDTGDRDRFKRS is encoded by the coding sequence ATGAGTTCTCGGGCTCGGTTCGGTCGTAACTATATTGAAACAGAATTGAATCGGATCGCTGAGCATCTTCAGACGGACGTTGATGCGTATCTCATCGGCGGAGGGGCGATGTCGCTTCGTAATCTCAAAGACACGACAAAAGACATTGACCTCGTTGTGTCAAATGAAGAGGCATTCGGTCGCCTCATGGGAACGCTTCAGGAACTAGGCTACGAGGAAGTCACCGACCTCGGAGACGAGTATGATAAGCTGGGGGCTCGCCACTGCGTACGGAACGAGGAGGGTTGTCAACTCGACCTGTTCCACCGCCAAATTGCGGACAAACTATTCTTCAGTGATGGAATGCAGGAACGGAGTGAGGGATTCTTGTCGACGCAGTACCTTTCTGTAGGGCTTGTTTCACTTGAGGATATATTCCTGTTCAAATCTGTCGCAGAGCGACCTGACGACATCGGTGACATGGCAACACTAATTCAAACTAGCTTAGATTTCGAGGCAATCAAACGAGAGATCGCAACACAAGTAGATCTTGTCGGCGGTGAACGTTTCGTCACAATAATCTCAGAGTCACTGGAGAGACTGGACGAGCAGGAAGGTATCCAGACACCACTCGATGACACAATTCACGAATACTACGAGCGATATATGAATGGATACGAGCTCCGAATGCATCTGCATGAAGAGAATCCAAAGACAATCACTGAGTTAGCTGCTGAGTTAGATATCTCTGAGTCAGAAGTAAAGCGTCGGTTCGAGTACTTAGAGCAATACGGCTTCGCTGAGCGAACGAGTGAAGGGATCCGTGATACAGGGGATCGAGATAGATTCAAGCGTTCGTAA
- a CDS encoding ATP-binding protein: MSQKNDPAGLPETVEYPPLPNIYRAFAAGASPYAILTETIDNSIDFVRRQALDGAKYPDSLEVSIEYVVEADENAAEKQDIGDYSATNHQTHGKIVITDNAGGVPPNQLAKFFQLGHTDAPPEGIGRFGVGAKRLIGIGDRIKYESHANGYQIAAGFEVDARDLESPDNTVSDNEVYSSEVYEVEDLDEGHTRIIVEDLNKNAWANLLGRNEEGEIDRSASDSLWRLGETYEHFLADGISVSAPTSSDDRQIDFDLEWSDPEHDVPVEAPEAIELSRLPFDGLHPRRYAHMPFANSDEVSIEEALRVDITVGLMPASDPENAGLTVTMNNRNVLFRDTDNDLFSSRFLGKFRESQGHGRLHCVIELYGPAEDMPWSDTKNGLDGTQDITDHLLNIAENALSEYRRQNYENLPKWILAAYGGQWLSRYDGDVLAEIPDGVEEIDKSGSKINSPRFNSKPGVSKRNKYYRLYPERDELIKTVRLHTELRIQSRESISKKALPAYDRYFEVEQADSSTEFVEVEDAPKIDEFEIPTDSDEPLVLIANLEDLAARHANEGRTLTEETKGVPDWILPRYHVLLENMGLSPDNATSIDQFDFLDWQAPPSSSEGPSDDTETDGANSIDGSQTSKATAAPATGTPTERDTITRSGRQTSNERQRRVEDFDKTDQVEFQRTFESGDTTGVDVASSDEQIPPASTSQPHLDESDLSELREALGMDDDATGDELLAATLEALEEREHLRESLQQLSEVVNLERLLDNPPELSDSKE; the protein is encoded by the coding sequence ATGAGTCAGAAAAACGATCCAGCTGGCCTTCCGGAAACGGTCGAGTACCCACCCCTCCCAAACATTTACCGAGCGTTTGCTGCTGGGGCCTCCCCTTATGCTATTCTGACCGAAACGATCGATAACTCGATTGACTTTGTGAGACGTCAGGCATTAGATGGTGCAAAATATCCAGATTCACTCGAGGTTTCTATTGAATATGTCGTTGAGGCGGATGAGAATGCAGCAGAAAAACAAGATATTGGTGACTATTCAGCTACTAATCACCAGACACATGGCAAAATCGTTATTACGGACAACGCGGGGGGTGTCCCGCCGAATCAGCTAGCGAAATTTTTCCAACTAGGTCATACTGACGCCCCACCGGAAGGAATCGGCCGCTTCGGGGTCGGTGCGAAGCGGTTGATCGGTATCGGAGACCGGATTAAATACGAATCCCATGCGAATGGGTACCAGATTGCTGCTGGATTCGAGGTTGATGCTCGAGATCTCGAATCGCCCGACAACACAGTGTCCGATAATGAGGTATACAGCTCTGAAGTCTACGAGGTTGAGGATCTTGACGAGGGCCATACGCGGATTATTGTCGAAGACTTAAATAAAAACGCGTGGGCGAATTTACTGGGTCGGAATGAAGAAGGGGAGATCGATCGTTCGGCCTCCGATTCACTGTGGCGGCTCGGTGAAACGTACGAACATTTCTTGGCTGATGGTATTTCAGTGAGTGCCCCGACGAGTTCGGATGACCGGCAGATCGATTTCGATCTTGAATGGAGCGATCCAGAGCACGATGTCCCCGTTGAGGCACCCGAAGCGATCGAACTCAGCCGGTTGCCCTTCGATGGTCTCCACCCACGACGGTATGCACACATGCCGTTTGCGAACAGTGATGAGGTCTCTATCGAGGAGGCCCTTCGAGTGGATATCACGGTCGGGCTGATGCCCGCGTCCGATCCCGAGAACGCAGGCCTGACAGTCACGATGAACAATCGGAACGTCTTGTTCCGTGATACCGATAACGACCTCTTTTCATCTCGTTTCCTGGGTAAATTCCGCGAATCACAGGGGCATGGGCGACTCCACTGTGTAATCGAACTGTACGGTCCCGCAGAGGACATGCCGTGGTCGGATACGAAAAACGGGCTGGACGGGACTCAGGATATCACCGATCACCTCCTGAACATCGCAGAAAACGCGCTCTCGGAATACCGTCGTCAAAATTATGAAAATCTTCCAAAATGGATCCTTGCGGCGTATGGCGGTCAATGGCTATCTCGGTATGATGGCGATGTGCTCGCAGAGATACCAGACGGAGTCGAGGAAATCGACAAATCAGGCTCCAAAATCAACAGTCCGCGGTTCAATAGTAAACCCGGTGTCAGTAAGCGGAACAAGTATTATCGGCTGTACCCCGAACGCGACGAACTGATCAAAACAGTCCGACTGCATACCGAGCTTCGTATTCAGTCGCGAGAGAGTATCTCAAAGAAGGCTCTTCCTGCGTACGATCGGTATTTTGAGGTTGAACAGGCCGATTCGTCGACTGAGTTTGTCGAGGTTGAGGACGCTCCGAAGATTGACGAGTTTGAGATTCCGACGGACTCGGACGAGCCTCTTGTGCTAATCGCGAATCTCGAGGACCTCGCCGCCAGGCACGCAAACGAAGGTCGCACTCTGACCGAGGAGACGAAGGGAGTCCCCGACTGGATTCTCCCACGGTATCACGTACTGTTAGAGAATATGGGCTTATCTCCGGACAACGCCACGTCGATCGATCAATTCGATTTCCTTGACTGGCAGGCACCGCCTTCTTCCTCGGAAGGACCGAGCGACGACACTGAGACGGATGGTGCGAACTCAATCGATGGAAGTCAGACCTCGAAAGCAACGGCTGCCCCGGCTACGGGAACCCCAACAGAAAGGGATACCATAACTCGATCAGGGCGACAGACATCGAACGAACGTCAACGTCGAGTAGAAGATTTTGATAAAACTGATCAAGTTGAATTCCAGAGGACGTTCGAATCGGGAGACACGACAGGCGTTGATGTGGCGTCGTCGGATGAGCAGATACCTCCTGCCTCGACCTCACAGCCGCATCTTGACGAAAGTGATCTCTCTGAACTGCGAGAGGCGTTGGGAATGGATGACGATGCAACTGGGGATGAACTGCTTGCGGCCACGCTTGAAGCACTTGAGGAACGAGAGCATCTCCGTG
- a CDS encoding ATP-dependent DNA helicase: protein MTEPHPRPGPETPPGDLDAEEFLEIVEAVRRAQTGNPDWSFDDDQRAAILNAGGPYHLTAGPGSGKSTVTVTTAAKGLLVDGIPPGAIIVTTYTKKAAKALEQRLEALLTALGYADVLSVDEMYVGTGHRLWGDIMREFRYEDYQNVELLDADAQAMFIARHSEYVDVLADGDAGTFAGTIRGLNDDGTCSKGTAATLAKKLFNRISQLRVDVDALAASDRPEFQRLAEGYRAYLETLRDESRCDFARLQERFLEFLETEAGRRFVGGDPDRDHPPLQCIAVDEYQDANPLQEAIYFRLAELMADEEPTLMVVGDDDQALYRFRGGTVDCLIEFPERIADYLGIDVERVETAQLHWNYRSRPEIVAWANRHIGEHPVMTAPGARAPGKRPMEAFRSPVDHSSVHLLKEDTKAEAATAFAAQVEDAYTSGYIQDFSQVALLAHSTREYWPYYESRTFVGECVRALEARGIPVHNPRNKGFLQQEEIQAMLAALARCLDPELQWADDSVFPYDGVGNKLPEWCDTLDRVIDRHDATELEAYIEEVARRVADTPDGEVVNLSLVDLYNRLRSHKPFSTWTETDPDVDRTKRLGKLSQLTESFEGIARGLTQNRQLTRTPHDDYDTVSVGFLSDFYWTFCRYLDTVALDDPEDPHDALPDGHVQVMTVHQAKGLEFPVVFVASLGRLPDDTFDRDDDGDPLPKIADVFSPFTERTPPVDVPTRAERDLIRQFYVAHSRAKDNLVLLGANYYLRPADGRTVVPSLGADAGIPLEESWFSDDQRLDRGTSLAPAGATVGPVTDDDVRRTYSIVGDGLSFNRCKRQYGMLQEHGFAAGSGTQLFAGMAVHQTLDWAHRYYNGDVDGVAGGSPPSTKALREEFDSVVEALRDQRIMPMGSRAVDAVFEHVARFNRTIGPDLYPKVVDTECKLRRNAGAFLLTGVADVITDDDGRTKLCDYKASQRPEPGDGYLADYREQLLVYAGLYAEKEGELPDSALLYFLGEDDPEDTCLELDFTSAEVEDAIDHFEATIHDLEHARRTNSWSEMEDEDLPDEATCAECDFRWDCPYRDYDDR, encoded by the coding sequence GTGACAGAACCACACCCACGACCTGGGCCTGAAACACCGCCAGGCGATCTCGACGCGGAGGAGTTCCTCGAGATCGTCGAAGCGGTCCGAAGGGCCCAGACTGGAAACCCGGACTGGTCGTTCGACGACGACCAACGGGCGGCCATCCTCAACGCCGGAGGGCCGTACCATCTCACCGCCGGCCCCGGGTCCGGCAAAAGTACCGTGACCGTGACGACCGCGGCGAAGGGACTGCTCGTGGACGGCATCCCACCGGGCGCCATCATCGTCACGACGTACACCAAGAAGGCCGCGAAGGCGCTCGAACAGCGTCTGGAAGCCCTGCTGACCGCCCTCGGCTACGCCGACGTCCTCTCGGTCGACGAGATGTACGTCGGCACGGGCCACCGACTGTGGGGCGATATCATGCGGGAGTTCCGCTACGAGGACTACCAGAACGTCGAGCTCCTCGACGCGGACGCCCAGGCGATGTTCATCGCGCGCCACAGCGAGTACGTCGACGTGCTCGCCGACGGTGACGCTGGTACCTTCGCAGGAACCATCCGAGGCCTCAACGACGACGGCACCTGTTCGAAGGGAACAGCTGCCACACTCGCGAAGAAACTGTTCAACCGCATCTCGCAGTTGCGGGTTGACGTCGATGCGCTGGCCGCCTCGGACCGCCCCGAGTTTCAACGGCTCGCGGAGGGGTACCGAGCCTACCTCGAGACGCTCCGCGACGAGTCGCGCTGTGACTTCGCGCGACTGCAGGAGCGGTTCCTCGAGTTCCTCGAGACTGAAGCCGGACGGCGCTTCGTGGGGGGCGACCCCGACCGCGACCATCCCCCACTGCAGTGTATCGCTGTCGACGAGTATCAGGACGCGAACCCGCTCCAAGAGGCCATCTACTTCCGCTTGGCGGAGCTGATGGCCGACGAGGAGCCGACGCTGATGGTGGTCGGCGACGACGACCAAGCGCTCTACCGGTTCCGCGGCGGGACCGTCGACTGTCTGATCGAGTTCCCCGAGCGGATCGCGGACTACCTCGGCATCGACGTCGAGCGGGTGGAGACGGCACAGCTCCACTGGAACTACCGCTCGCGACCAGAAATCGTCGCGTGGGCGAACCGTCACATCGGGGAGCACCCGGTGATGACGGCGCCGGGAGCCCGAGCTCCCGGAAAGCGGCCAATGGAGGCGTTCCGAAGCCCTGTCGACCACTCAAGTGTGCACCTCCTCAAGGAGGACACGAAGGCAGAGGCCGCAACGGCGTTCGCGGCCCAAGTCGAAGACGCGTACACGTCGGGGTACATTCAGGACTTCAGCCAGGTCGCACTGCTGGCACACAGTACGCGCGAGTACTGGCCGTACTACGAGAGTCGAACATTCGTCGGTGAGTGTGTCCGTGCCCTCGAGGCGCGTGGCATCCCCGTGCACAACCCGCGCAACAAGGGGTTCCTCCAGCAGGAGGAGATCCAGGCGATGCTCGCGGCGCTGGCTCGGTGTCTCGACCCCGAACTCCAGTGGGCCGACGACTCCGTGTTCCCCTACGACGGCGTCGGGAACAAGCTCCCGGAGTGGTGCGACACGCTCGACCGCGTGATCGACCGCCACGACGCGACCGAACTCGAGGCGTACATCGAGGAGGTCGCTCGCCGCGTGGCCGACACACCGGACGGCGAGGTCGTGAACCTCTCGTTGGTCGACCTCTACAACCGGCTGCGGTCGCACAAACCGTTCTCGACGTGGACGGAAACCGACCCGGACGTCGACCGAACGAAACGCCTCGGAAAGCTGAGCCAGCTCACCGAGTCGTTCGAGGGCATCGCGCGCGGCCTCACGCAGAACCGCCAGCTCACTCGGACTCCCCACGACGACTACGACACCGTCTCCGTTGGGTTCCTGAGTGATTTCTACTGGACCTTCTGTCGGTACCTCGACACGGTCGCCCTCGACGACCCCGAGGACCCACACGACGCGCTCCCCGACGGGCACGTCCAGGTGATGACGGTACACCAGGCGAAAGGGCTGGAGTTCCCTGTGGTCTTCGTTGCCTCACTCGGACGGTTGCCCGACGACACGTTCGATCGCGACGACGACGGCGACCCGCTGCCGAAAATCGCGGACGTGTTCAGTCCGTTCACCGAGCGAACGCCGCCAGTCGACGTCCCAACCCGTGCCGAACGAGACCTGATTCGCCAGTTCTACGTCGCTCACTCGCGGGCGAAGGACAACCTCGTCCTCCTGGGAGCCAACTACTACCTCCGGCCCGCCGACGGCCGCACCGTGGTGCCGTCGCTCGGAGCGGACGCTGGCATCCCACTCGAGGAGTCGTGGTTCTCCGACGACCAACGACTGGACCGGGGCACCTCATTGGCGCCTGCAGGCGCGACCGTCGGGCCCGTGACGGACGACGACGTGCGGCGGACGTACAGCATCGTCGGTGACGGACTGTCGTTCAACCGGTGCAAACGGCAGTACGGGATGCTGCAGGAACACGGCTTCGCGGCCGGGAGCGGCACCCAACTGTTCGCCGGGATGGCGGTCCACCAGACCCTCGACTGGGCGCACCGCTACTACAACGGCGACGTCGACGGCGTCGCGGGCGGGTCACCACCGAGCACGAAGGCCCTTCGAGAGGAGTTCGACAGTGTCGTCGAGGCGCTCCGCGACCAGCGGATCATGCCGATGGGGAGTCGGGCGGTCGACGCGGTGTTCGAGCACGTGGCTCGGTTCAACCGGACCATCGGGCCCGACCTCTACCCGAAGGTGGTCGACACCGAGTGTAAGCTTCGCCGGAACGCCGGTGCGTTCCTCCTGACGGGGGTCGCCGACGTGATCACCGACGACGACGGTCGGACGAAGCTCTGCGACTACAAGGCGAGCCAGCGACCCGAACCCGGCGACGGGTACCTCGCCGACTACCGCGAACAGCTCCTCGTGTACGCGGGCCTGTACGCTGAGAAAGAGGGCGAACTCCCCGACAGCGCGCTGCTGTACTTCCTCGGTGAGGACGACCCCGAGGACACGTGCCTCGAACTGGACTTCACCAGCGCCGAGGTCGAGGACGCGATCGACCACTTCGAGGCGACCATCCACGACCTCGAACACGCCCGGCGGACGAACTCCTGGTCGGAGATGGAGGACGAGGACCTCCCCGACGAGGCGACGTGCGCCGAGTGCGACTTCCGCTGGGACTGCCCGTACCGCGACTACGACGACCGCTAA